The nucleotide sequence GACCACCAAATTGAGCCTTGCCTCCTAGTGGCTGCTGCGTGATTAAGGAATACGGCCCGGTACTGCGAGCATGCATTTTATCTTCAGCGATGTGAATTAATTTAAAGATATAAGCACTGCCAACCACACTTTCGTGATCAAAAAATTCTCCGGTTTGGCCATCAATCAATAGCTGCTTACCGGAAACCGGCAATCCCGCTTCTTTTAATTCCAACGCTAAAGTTTCCATCGACACGTGCTTAAACGAAGGCACTTCATAATTCTTATGTAAAGCCACCCCACAAGCCCCTAAGTGAGCCTCATATAACTGACCAAGATTCATTCGAGAGAACATGGACGCCGGAGATAAGATGATATCAATTGGCTCGCCACTGGCCGTATAAGGCATGTCCTCAGCTCTCACGATTTTAGCGATCACACCTTTGTTTCCGTGACGCCCGGCTAGTTTGTCACCAACCGAAATCTTGCGCTCCTGAGCTACAAAAACTTTAATCTCTTTAATCACTCCGGTTGAAAGTTCATCATTTTCAGCCTTTGTAAGAACTTTAACGCCAATCACCGTTCCCTGCTCACCATGAGGCATGCGCAAAGAATTGTCGCGGACTTCCTCGGCTTTTTCACCGAAAATAGCCCGCAGTAGTCGCTCTTCGGCGGAGAGTTCTAATTCCCCTTTGGGAGCGATTTTTCCGACCAAAATGTCGCCGGCCTTTACCTTGGCCCCAATTATAACAATGCCATTTTCATCTAAATTTCGTAATGATTCTTCAGAGGCGTTAGGAATATCAGCAGTGACTTCTTCATTCCCCAGTTTAGTTTCCAAAACCTGCACCGTATGATCGGTAATGTGCACCGAGGTTAAAACGTCTTCAATGACTAAGCGGCTGGAAATAATCACTGCGTCTTCGTAACCATAACCATGCCAATACATGTAAGCAATTTTAAGGTTGGTTCCTAAAGCCAATTCTCCATTTTCGGAAGCGGGCCCTTCAGCGAGAACGGAGCCTACTTTGACCTTATCGCCAACGTTGACAGCTACTCGTTGGTTATAGCAGGTCTTCATGTTGGACTGCACGAATTTCTTCAAGAAATATATTTTCTTCTTATTACTGTCTTTCCCGGTAACGACGACGGTTTCGCCGGTAATTTCGGTAACAACACCGGCTTCAGAGGCCGTAAGCAGAATTCCGGAATTATCGGAAGTTACCTTTTCCATACCGGTTCCCACAATTGGCGCTTGTGGCCGGACTAACGGCACCGCTTGGGAAGCCTGTTGAGTACCCACTAGTGCCCTGGCAATATAGTCATTGGCAAGGAATGGAATCAAGGACGTGGTTAAGCCAACTGTTTGTTCAGCAATAACGTCGATGTAGGATGCTAATTTAGGATCTCCAAGAACAAATTCCGATCCTTTTCGAAGCGGCACTTTAACACTGGTGATGTAACCTTTAGAATCGATAGAAACCGAAGTATCAGTAGTATAAAATTTATCTTCTTCGTAAGCCGCTAAAAATTCCACTTCTTCGGTCACTCGCACTCGACCGTCAGTTTCGTGTTTCAATTTTCGATATGGAGTTTCCACAAAACCATATTCGTTAACTCGAGCATGCAAAGCCAAGTAAGTGATAAGTCCAATGGAAGAGCCTTCTGGAGTCCGGGTAGGGCAAATGCGACCATAATGGCTGTAATGAGCATCACGAACGCTAAAAGAAGCCCGTTCGCGAGTTAAACCGCCGGGACCAAGAACTGACAAACGACGAAGGTGATCAAGGCCGGCCAAAGGATTGGTCTGCTCTTGAAATTGTGAGAGTTGACCGGAAGCAAAGAAAGCATGCAAGCGGGCAGCGACGGGACGGGGTGAGACTAGGACGGCCGGATCACACAGTTCTTCGCGGGGCTGCAGGGCAATTCGCTCCTTAATATTACGTTCCATCTGCAAAAAGCCGACGCGGGCCTGTAACTGTAGCAATTCTCCGACGCTTCTGATCCGACGGTTGGCTAAACTATCAGTGTCATCCACAAATTTAGAGCCGTTATTCATTTCGATCACTCGACCGACTATTTTTACTAAGTCGGTGATGGTTAAGAGGCGATGTTCGGGGTCATTAGGCGTGTCAATCCCCATTTTTTGGTTTAAACGAAAACGACCCACTTTTCCTAAAGAGTAACGTCTGGGATTGAAGAACATTGCTTCAACTAGAGATTTAGCGTTTTCGATTACTAACGGCTCCCCGGGACGCATCTTTCGATAAAATTCCAATAAAGCTTCGTTGTAAGAAGTGGCTACGTCTTTCTCTAAAGTTTTTTCGATGTAAGAAAGTTCGTTGTTAGTATCTATGTCTTTAAAAGCGACCCGAATTTTATCGTTGCTTTCCAAACCAAAGAGACGTAATAAAGTAGTGATTGTTAGTTTACGACGACGATCAATCTTAACGGACAGAACACCGCTTTTAGAGGTTTCTATTTCAAGCCAAGCCCCGTTTTTCGGGAGAATTTTAGCTCCGGCTAAACGCGCCCCGGTAGCTTTATCGTATTCATCACTAAATAAAACGCCTTCGGAACGAGCTAACTGATTAATAACCGCTCGTTCCACCCCATTAATAACGAAGGTACCCTGCTCCGTCATGAGGGGAATATCACCCATGTAAATTTCCTGCTTCCGGTTTTTGCCGGTGTTGGCATCGGTTAGTTTTACGGTGAGATACCAAGGAGCATCAAAAGTAATATCGTATTTTAAGGAATCGGCAATAGTGGAATTTGGTTTATCGATCCTGGGACTTTCAAAAGACACTTCCCAGTTGCGCCCGGTGTTATCTTTGATAGGATTAACTTCATCTAAGATTTCGGAGATGCCATTTTTTTTGAAGAAATCAAAAGAATCGCGCTGAATGCTACTAAGATTAGGCAGGGGTAGGATTTCTCGGGTTTGTTCACCAAAAGTTTGCCTCATAAGTTTAGGAACGAAACATGGCGGTACTACTACTGCCTATCAAATCTAATCGGCTATCTAACTAATTGCGTTAATATTGGAAACCATCACCTAAGTTAGTTACTTTTACCACAAATGAGAATTTTGTCAACTGTCAGTTTTAGTCTCGTCAAACTAACCAAATAAAAAACCCCGACTTTCATCGAGGTCAGTTAGTCCAGCTAGACCGCCTTTCGATGACCTTTCCCCTACCGAGAGATTTGTCGCTGGTAACTTGTTATAGCGGTATAATAAAATAGAAACCGTGGGAAACACAAACTCCCCCAATTTCTTGGAGGAGTTAATGTTTAATCTACTTCAAATTAGTAACTTCGGGGAGGACGATTTTGCATCCTCTGCTTGTTACAATTTGAGCGCCTCGCGAGAATTGGTAGCGAGGCGAAGCCGAGCGTTAAAAATTAATATAGAAAAAACAAAGATTCCCCGGTTTTACCCGAGGAATCAGTGTTTAATTCACCTTCAGTTTAGTAACTTCGGGGAGGACGGTTTTGCATCCTCTGCTTGTTACAATCCCGACAGTAAATCTTTCCAAAAGTTCCATCCTGCTTTTTAGTAGGTTGGAAAGGAAGTTCAGTTACGGCGGCATTGCATTGAGCGCAAGTTAATCCTAAAGAAGACACGTCAAACATTTGACGAGGAGCTCTTTGTTGATAATCCATTAGTATATAGTCACCTTCTTTCGTAAACGGGTGACTACTTCAAAAAGATTCGCAAGGAATCGTAACGAAATTATCACCTTCTAACCATATATTATAGCAGAAAACCGGCCAAAGTCAAGGGTTTGTACTACGAAATTTTTAGGATCCTAAAAGAGGTTTGGGAATTACCAGCCTTTAGGATTGCTTCTGACCCAACTTTTCGACCAAGTAGTGCTTGCCCAAGTGGTGAATCAAAAGAAATAAGTTTCTTGATCGGGTTGGCCTCCGTGGTGTCAACTACTTTAAAGGTTTCTTGACCGTGCTCGCTTTTCACTGTCACTTTGGACCCGATGGCAACAATGTCACTTTCACCACTAGGGACAATTTTGGCGATTGTTAAAAGTGCTGTGATCTCGGCTTTTCGGCCCAGCAAAAAAGCCTGTTCTTCCTGAGCATTATCCCAAGCGTGGTTTTCCGGTAAATCGCCGAATGACGCTGTTAGCGCCAACTTTTTCGATAAAGCCGGTTGCTTCACTTTAATAATATCTTTTAACTCTTTTTGCAGCTTTTTAACACTGTCGGCCGTAAGAATGACAGTTCGCGGTGTTTCCTCCTTAGTAGGTGTTTTAGTGCGAGATGTCGACATAAGGCTACATTATATAGTAGTAAGAACGATTCATGAATCACCAGCAACCCAGGTGTTGACAAATAGTTGCTTCAAGAGGATTATATACTTAATGCCAGAAAAAACTATCAACGCCACACCCATTCCGCCAGTCGCTCCGCAAACTCCACCGGTAGTTAAGCCGGCGGGAGAGACCGAAGACACGCGGACAATTGTCACGATTCTACTTTTGATTTTTGTTTATCCGGTCGGGTTTGCGCTAATGTGGTTTTGGGCGAAATGGAAAAAATCGATTAAAGCCCTAGTGACCTGTATAACCTGTCTACCAATTTTGATCGCTATAATATTTTTCTTCGGCTCAATTTTGTTAGTGGCTATTAATCCTAAGGAAGCCCTCAACCGCGCCAACCAAATGCAACAACAGCAACTTCAAAATTCCGAGCAGAACCTGCCGCTCAACAACGGTACGACACTTC is from candidate division WWE3 bacterium and encodes:
- a CDS encoding DNA-directed RNA polymerase subunit beta, whose translation is MRQTFGEQTREILPLPNLSSIQRDSFDFFKKNGISEILDEVNPIKDNTGRNWEVSFESPRIDKPNSTIADSLKYDITFDAPWYLTVKLTDANTGKNRKQEIYMGDIPLMTEQGTFVINGVERAVINQLARSEGVLFSDEYDKATGARLAGAKILPKNGAWLEIETSKSGVLSVKIDRRRKLTITTLLRLFGLESNDKIRVAFKDIDTNNELSYIEKTLEKDVATSYNEALLEFYRKMRPGEPLVIENAKSLVEAMFFNPRRYSLGKVGRFRLNQKMGIDTPNDPEHRLLTITDLVKIVGRVIEMNNGSKFVDDTDSLANRRIRSVGELLQLQARVGFLQMERNIKERIALQPREELCDPAVLVSPRPVAARLHAFFASGQLSQFQEQTNPLAGLDHLRRLSVLGPGGLTRERASFSVRDAHYSHYGRICPTRTPEGSSIGLITYLALHARVNEYGFVETPYRKLKHETDGRVRVTEEVEFLAAYEEDKFYTTDTSVSIDSKGYITSVKVPLRKGSEFVLGDPKLASYIDVIAEQTVGLTTSLIPFLANDYIARALVGTQQASQAVPLVRPQAPIVGTGMEKVTSDNSGILLTASEAGVVTEITGETVVVTGKDSNKKKIYFLKKFVQSNMKTCYNQRVAVNVGDKVKVGSVLAEGPASENGELALGTNLKIAYMYWHGYGYEDAVIISSRLVIEDVLTSVHITDHTVQVLETKLGNEEVTADIPNASEESLRNLDENGIVIIGAKVKAGDILVGKIAPKGELELSAEERLLRAIFGEKAEEVRDNSLRMPHGEQGTVIGVKVLTKAENDELSTGVIKEIKVFVAQERKISVGDKLAGRHGNKGVIAKIVRAEDMPYTASGEPIDIILSPASMFSRMNLGQLYEAHLGACGVALHKNYEVPSFKHVSMETLALELKEAGLPVSGKQLLIDGQTGEFFDHESVVGSAYIFKLIHIAEDKMHARSTGPYSLITQQPLGGKAQFGGQRFGEMEVWALEAYGAAHTLQEMLTIKSDDLIGRTKAYRAILQNQTLPESAVPESFKLLVRELNGLGLKLETVVTTPREVIVAEPVISEETPVATPVVDKILDIPEAELLAVAET
- a CDS encoding GreA/GreB family elongation factor; translated protein: MSTSRTKTPTKEETPRTVILTADSVKKLQKELKDIIKVKQPALSKKLALTASFGDLPENHAWDNAQEEQAFLLGRKAEITALLTIAKIVPSGESDIVAIGSKVTVKSEHGQETFKVVDTTEANPIKKLISFDSPLGQALLGRKVGSEAILKAGNSQTSFRILKIS